One window from the genome of Thermus caldifontis encodes:
- a CDS encoding MerR family DNA-binding transcriptional regulator, with protein sequence MDKDRPVYVISVAAELLEMHPQTLRLYERKGL encoded by the coding sequence ATGGACAAGGACCGTCCCGTGTACGTGATCTCGGTGGCGGCGGAGCTATTGGAGATGCACCCCCAGACCCTGAGGCTGTATGAGCGGAAGGGGCTC